The nucleotide sequence AGAGCAGTGTCGCCCTCGGGTCACGCCAGCTAAGGACAGCCTGCATCCTCTCACCCTGTGTTGCAATGTCGCCGACCACGGTCTGAACTCTCCCAGCCACACTGCGGAGGCGGTCATATCGGAAGCGCATGACATCCCCACGGGTTGAAGGGAATGTGTCAAACTCCTCATCCAGCTCATCTGCAGTGGCTCCATCTGCATGAGACAGCCTCATCTCCATGTGAGGCGGATGCCTTGGACGGACTCTATACCTCCAAAGCCCAGCAAACGCCATGGCCAGAAAGGCCGTTGGAAGAATCAGCTCCGGCATTGTGAGGAACACCAGGAATGTGAATACAGCAAGGCATGAATGCACCGGGCGCTGCCAAGAGCGGACAAGCTCAAACCACCTGCCAATAGCGATAGGACCAGAGAGCACATTGATAAGGCGAAAGAAGTTTGCTTTGCTGCGCCTCATGCTCCACAGGTTTGAACGATGATCAAGCATGTACTCAACAACCTCTTTGCCAAGGGGCGGCTCCGCACGTCCAAGTCGGGCTGCAACCACATTGGTGGCCTGGGACCGAAGAGTCTCAACCTGGCACACGAGGAGTGGCTCCGCATAGTGCATCTTCGGAAGCAAGGGGCGTGCATAGGCATGGAACATGTTACCAGCATTGCCACAGGCGAAGCGCACAGCTAGGTGAAGTTCTCCCATCTTCTTGACCCCTGACGGATGCAGCATCAGCAGAGGGTAGGCATGGGTATACACCCTATCAGTCTCCAATGTCGAAAGCCGAATACGAACTTTGCCAATGCAATTATCACGGACAGCCATAGTAGTACTCCCAGATGTGTTGCCAACATGGCAATTGTCAAACACACCAACAGTGATGACAGTGCAGGGGTCAAACACCTCCCATGTGTACTGCTCGTTCCACCGGGGGCACAATGAGTCAACAAGAGTGCGTGTGCGGATCCACTTCTGGCCATACTTTGCAACACAATAAGCATCCGTCGTCACACCCCTACCATCCCGGGACTTCATTGGCATTAGTCCAGTGGCACCAAGAACACCAAGCTCAAGCACCCCAACATGTGGTTTCCATAGCTGTTTTGCTGTGGGCTGAAGATCACTGCTGTAAGCTGTAGCCTCATCCAGAACATGGTAACCTCCATCAAGACTTAGCCGGAGATGCACACGGCGGCTTCCAAACCTGTGCACATTGTTGGCAGCAGCATTGCCACCGGCAGTACCACGGTCCAACCCGAACCACCCCGAAACCACTGGCTTCCAATCCCACCGCCTCTCAATGGCAGACACTGGTACAACAAGGCGGCCAAGCAACTCATCCCGCCCTGGGGACACACGGTCTTCCACAGACAGCACCAAGAACTCTTCAAATGGCTCTGCCACCACAAACATCAGGTCTTCATTCCAGAACGGACTTGCAGGTCCCCGTGTAGACACCACCGGAGCCGACCGTGTGCGCATAATCTGGCTCCCCACCTGAGCACGCACGAAGAGCTCCGGGAATCGGCCGATTGCCAATGGGCCCTTGTCCATCGGGAACAAATCCTGCCCTTCAATGACGGACACACGAAGATACCAGAGCTTGGGCGCGACGTACACCTGGGACCTGATGGAGCCAAGCGCCCCGGTGCCGTGGACGCCAGCGGCCTTGGAGTGCCAGGCCTCGGCGAAGGACTCGTCGGCCTGGGTGCCGAACCAGACGGCGAGCATCACCTCCGCGCCACCGCGCTGTCCCTTGCGGTCCTCCATGTTGTACCACTGCGGGGCGAGCGTGCTGtcgggcggcgcgcggcgcggcacCTCGGAGAGGTCGAACCAGACGCGGCCGACGTGGTCGTCGCTGCCCCGCGCGCGCACGAACACCTCGACGAACGACGACTGGATGGTCTCCCTGGAGAAGGCGAACACCTGGTCCCAGTTGTGCGAAGGGACGGCCGGCGTCACGCCGCGGTAGTTGCCGAGCTTGACCTCCGCGACGGCCTCGGCCACCACGGGCACGCCGCGCGCGCGCACCACGCGCACGTAGAGGTACTCCACCTGCTCCACCAGGTCGTAGGTCGCGCTGGCCCTGTCAGCGACGACGCCGCTGCCGAGGCGGGGCCGCGTCTCCTTCAGCGAGAAGTCCCCGGGGCCGGAGAACATGGGCGGGACCGGGTACGGGTCCGCGTGCATCGCCATCGGCTTCATGGCCATCGGGACCGGCGGTTGCGGCATGATATCCATGGGCGGCTCCGGCTGCGGAGGCGGCGGCTGCACGGCCACCACAGGATGGTGCTggtgctgcggctgcggctgcttcTTGGGCCCAGTCACCGTCGGCGCCGCCACCACCTCCGGCCCAACCACCACCGCCTTGGCCGGCTTCTCCTGCTTGGACTTGACAACGACGTCGCCGGAGTTGACGCGGTAAATCTTGAGGGTGATCTCGCCACGGATGTGGGAGAAGAGGCTGCGCTTCTCGAGAGTGAACAGCTGCGGCACGGCCTCCTCGCCGGGCGCCGGCACGCCAGCGGCAGGGACGCGCACCTTGCCGAGGAAGTTCCGGCCGTGCGgggcgccgcctccgccgccggcaCCGGACGCGGCGGCGCCGCGGTCGTTGTAGACCCCGACGTCGATGGCGCGGTAGGGCAGGTCGTCGGGGTCGGAGACGGGGAAGACGAGGCGCTCGTTCCAGACGGGGTTGAGCTCCTTGGGCCTGGCCCGGGTGCGGCGCTTCTGGTGATCGAACTCCACCTCCACGTACGGCGACGAGGAGCCCTGGCCGTCCTTGGGCATGAGGTTGtgcgccgccaccacctccaccaccagctTCTCCGCCTTGGCCATCCCTCCGGTCTCCGGTCTCCGGACGGGAGGCGGCCGCCGATTCTACTTTCTCCAAGATTCCCAAAGGGGAGGAGGGTTGTTCTTCTTGGCTCGTGTGCTTTTCGGTTTCGGTTTCTGTTCCTGTTTGGGGGGTTTGGGGGGAAGGAGGGGAAGAGAAATGGGGGAGGGTTTATACGGATAGGGACGACGACGAGGGGAAGGGGGCAGGCGCGCGTGAAGGAATCTCCATCATCGCAATCGATGAGGGGCTGGGTCAGGGAACCGGAGGGGGAGGAGTCTCCGAGGAGGTGTGTGGGCTCTGCTCGCTGCTCGCTGCTCGGACAGGGGAGGTGTCGCCGATGCCGCCGCGGTGGTGGTGGCTCTCTGCTTCCTGCCGCTGCTGCCGGGGCTGCTTTGCTCTGGTCTCTCTGCCGCGCGTTTCGCTTTGGGTGGTTTTTGAGGCGCCGCGCCGCGCGGGTTTTGGGTTTTCGTTTGtgttgccgttgccgttgccgtttGGGTCTTCGCTGCAGCCCCTCACTCTCTGCTGCGGTCTCTGCTTTGCAGCCTCTTCGTTTCATCGGGTGGCTCGTCGtgaatgatcgtaaatttttagttagaatagtatttttttttatataaattagtTAGTAGTATTTTTTTACAAACTAGCAacgatacaaaccagccaaccaaacagatTGAGATGGCAATGGCCCGGATACCTGACGGGTATTTGATCTATTAGGAAACGAAGATGAGATCGTATCTTTACCTGCAgttatctaaatgggcaagaatttATCCCCggcgggtatagcgggtacgggaacgttccctgtttatccGTTCTCGTTACCCGTTGAGGAatccgactatttgagctgtcatgcgagtattaggtttaaagaagctcaacataagTATTTTGGCCTAAATCTGAACAATTGTATATATAGTCTGTATGTTCTAGGAATCCAGTTCACTTTTTTCTCACCATCTCCactagcagcacaagcacgcctgcctcacgagcgctcgtgcccctcgcttcctcagttcggtctctctgtcatctttgctcgtcctcctcgcaacctcgctcccttctcctcggcatctccgagactccgacacttatactcggtgaagaaga is from Miscanthus floridulus cultivar M001 chromosome 7, ASM1932011v1, whole genome shotgun sequence and encodes:
- the LOC136464787 gene encoding FT-interacting protein 3-like, which gives rise to MAKAEKLVVEVVAAHNLMPKDGQGSSSPYVEVEFDHQKRRTRARPKELNPVWNERLVFPVSDPDDLPYRAIDVGVYNDRGAAASGAGGGGGAPHGRNFLGKVRVPAAGVPAPGEEAVPQLFTLEKRSLFSHIRGEITLKIYRVNSGDVVVKSKQEKPAKAVVVGPEVVAAPTVTGPKKQPQPQHQHHPVVAVQPPPPQPEPPMDIMPQPPVPMAMKPMAMHADPYPVPPMFSGPGDFSLKETRPRLGSGVVADRASATYDLVEQVEYLYVRVVRARGVPVVAEAVAEVKLGNYRGVTPAVPSHNWDQVFAFSRETIQSSFVEVFVRARGSDDHVGRVWFDLSEVPRRAPPDSTLAPQWYNMEDRKGQRGGAEVMLAVWFGTQADESFAEAWHSKAAGVHGTGALGSIRSQVYVAPKLWYLRVSVIEGQDLFPMDKGPLAIGRFPELFVRAQVGSQIMRTRSAPVVSTRGPASPFWNEDLMFVVAEPFEEFLVLSVEDRVSPGRDELLGRLVVPVSAIERRWDWKPVVSGWFGLDRGTAGGNAAANNVHRFGSRRVHLRLSLDGGYHVLDEATAYSSDLQPTAKQLWKPHVGVLELGVLGATGLMPMKSRDGRGVTTDAYCVAKYGQKWIRTRTLVDSLCPRWNEQYTWEVFDPCTVITVGVFDNCHVGNTSGSTTMAVRDNCIGKVRIRLSTLETDRVYTHAYPLLMLHPSGVKKMGELHLAVRFACGNAGNMFHAYARPLLPKMHYAEPLLVCQVETLRSQATNVVAARLGRAEPPLGKEVVEYMLDHRSNLWSMRRSKANFFRLINVLSGPIAIGRWFELVRSWQRPVHSCLAVFTFLVFLTMPELILPTAFLAMAFAGLWRYRVRPRHPPHMEMRLSHADGATADELDEEFDTFPSTRGDVMRFRYDRLRSVAGRVQTVVGDIATQGERMQAVLSWRDPRATLLFAIACVAAAVIAYCVPMKVMIGMWGLYAMRPPRFRSRMPSPLMNFFRRLPSRADILL